Below is a window of Oceanispirochaeta sp. DNA.
TCAGGTGGATCTGATGGGGGTCATCAATTCCATCGCCTGTGATTTTATGAAGATTGCCAATGACCTCCGCCTTCTGACCAGCGGTCCCCGATCAGGCCTGGGTGAGATCATTCTCCCCACACTCCAGCCGGGAAGCTCCATCATGCCGGGAAAAGTCAATCCGGTCATACCCGAGATGGTCATTCAGGTTTCTGCATTTCTCCAGGGAAAGGCCCTTTCTGTGAGTATTGCCAACCAGCACGGCCCTCTGCAGCTCAATATGATGATGCCTTTGGTCTCCCACGAAACGCTGACTGCTTTGAATCTTCTGGCAGAGACCACCAGAGTCTTTGCTGTGAACTGCATTGACGGAATCAGGGCAGACGAAGAGAACTGTCTTCACGCCATAGAAGGTTCCCTGGCCATGATCACTCCCGTTGCCCTGACCATCGGCTATGATCAGGCGGCGCAGCTGGCCTATAAGGCCTACAAGGAAAAAAGGACTGTCCGTGAGGTTCTCTATGAATCAGGGCTTCTGGAGAAAGGGAAAATCGATCGGCTTCTGGACCCGTCGTCAATGACCGGGGAGTGACAGGAGAGTGATACAAGAGAGTCCTGTTTCCAGGGCCCT
It encodes the following:
- a CDS encoding lyase family protein — protein: TLGQEFSAFAAQTAQGRRNLENQRDLLCELPLGGTAIGTVLNAHPGFAPAAIEGIAEETGISFRTMDNKFQGISFRSSQVDLMGVINSIACDFMKIANDLRLLTSGPRSGLGEIILPTLQPGSSIMPGKVNPVIPEMVIQVSAFLQGKALSVSIANQHGPLQLNMMMPLVSHETLTALNLLAETTRVFAVNCIDGIRADEENCLHAIEGSLAMITPVALTIGYDQAAQLAYKAYKEKRTVREVLYESGLLEKGKIDRLLDPSSMTGE